The nucleotide window CACGACAACCGTGACATCAGCCGGCTTGATGCCCTTCGCATTCGCTACGGCCTTGATGTTCTCCGCCACCGGTGCGGTGATGTCGATCGTGCCCTTGGCCTCGGCGCCTACAGCGATCTTGTTCATGTAGAACGCGTCCGTTGGTACGAACATGGAGCCGCGGTCTGCAGCGGCGATTACAGAGATCGCGTTTGGCCGGCCCTCGGCCATGAGGCGGGTGCCATCAACCGGGTCAACTGCGAGGTCCACCTGCGCACCCTGGCCGTTACCCACCTGCTCGCCGTTGAACAGCATGGGCGCCTCGTCCTTTTCGCCCTCACCGATCACGATGACGCCGTCCATGTTCACGGAGTTGATCATCTTGCGCATCGCGTCCACCGCGGCGCCGTCGCCCTCATTCTTCTTTCCGCGACCAACCCAGCGGCCAGAGGCAAGCGCTGCCGCCTCCGTCACGCGGACGAGCTCCATCGCAAGGTTGCGGTCCGGGAAGTATTCGGTCTGCGGATCAGTCATTGAACAGGGCCTCCTGAAGGCGGGTTGCAAGTTTCGTCGTCACTTTGGGCAGGCGCGACTAGCGCGCGCCACAGTACACCCCTCATTCTGGCATTTTCTCTGGCACCAAAGCGGTGGTTTCACACCTTAAAAGGGGAGGGGAAAGCAAGAGGCGCCGCCAGCCCACCCCACAGTTGGGGCTTTTGCTTGACGACGCCTACGTCGACCCCGAAAGGCCGAACAGGTGAGTATCACGCAGAGTTAGAGCAGAGTTAGAACAGCGCAGGACGGATGTGCGCCCACGCGTCCTCGAGCTCCACACGGAAGATCTCCCAGTTGTGGGTGCCGCGGTCGCGGTAGACCACCTTCTGGTGGCGCATGCCGGCCCTCTTCATAGCCTTGTCGAGCTTTTGGGTGCTCTCGTATGCCAGCACCTCCATGGCCGAACCCATGGCCAGGCCGCGGGTGGTGGCGTCGGAGTAGTGCTGGTTCAGGTAGATGCCGCCGGTGGCAGCGACGAGGTAGACCGCCTGGTTGCGCAGACCGCTCGGGTTGAGGGTGATGTCGTGGCGGCGCCACTCGGTGCTGCCGTACGGGCCCCACATGTTCTGCACGTTGGCGCCGCGGGAGCCCGGAACGAACTGCATGGCCTGTCGGCCGTTGGTGTCCATGGTGGAGTAGTAGCCGGAAAGGCCGATGACCGCGTCGAACTTGTCGGGGTGGCGGTTGGCGATGTTCATCGCACCGGTTGCGCCCATGGACAGACCCGCGATGGCGCGCTTGCCGTTGGAGTTGATGTCCGGCTGCGCATCAAGCAGCGGCAGGAACTCCTGGGTGATGAAGGTTTCCCACTTCTGGCGGCCCAGAACCGGATCGTCGTTGATCCAGTCGGTGTACCAAGTGGCTTCCGCATCGAGCGGGAAGACGACAGTGACGTTCTCATCGCCGAGCACGCGGTCGAAGTCGGTGCCGCTCCACTCCCGGAGCCAGCCGGAGTAGGTCGGTGCCGGCAGGCCGTCGAGCATGACCAGCGTCGGAGCCGGCTCACCGGTCGGCTGCGGCAAGCGCACGTCGACAGTGATGTTGCGGCCCATCGACGGCGATGCGACGGTCCAGCGCTCCAGGCGACGCTCTTCTGCGCGCGGGTAAATCGACGCGGTCTCACGGGAGACGAGCGAGACGGAGGTAATGGAGGTGTCGATCGGGTACGGGAAATTCTCCGGCGGCTGTTGGAAGTCCTTCAGAAGCTGGGTGCTCCGGCTCCCGAACACGCCGCCGAGCACGCGCAGCAGGCCCAGCGATATGAACGGTAGTTGGCTGAACTCGTAAAGCAGCGTACGGCCAATGTCGGTGGGCTGAGAGTTCTGGGCGCTGGATCGGCTGGCGCGGGAGCCGGAAGTTTGCGTCTCGGTGGTACCGGCCCCCGACTGGTTCGAGGCGGTTGGTTTCGTGGCGGGGCTCGCGGCGGAGGGCTGCGCAGCTGCGGGTTGGTCGGGAGCGGCGTCCACGGGAGCAGCGTCGGCTGCTTCAGGTTGGACAGGGGCACCCTCTTCTACGTCCAGCTGTGCAGGCTGGGCGGGAGAGGCATCGACGAGTGGGCTGGCGGCTTCTTGGGCACTTACGGATGGGACAGTGACAAGCGACAGCGAGAGTGTGGCGGCCGTGGCAAGCGCGACGAGCCGGCGACGAGAATTCTGCATGCATGAATGTTATAACGAACTGAAAACAAATGTGTAGTTACCTCAGTACATTTGATGCTCTGCGTGGATACTCGCTGTATAGGCGCTGTGTGGTCAGCTTGGTAGCGGGCGATCGACAGCGCGTTCAGTGGTGCGTCAGCAGGTGCAATTGACCACCGTGCGATACTGAAACGCGTGGCTCAGAACAGCAAACCGCGTGTGTTTCAAGACGGCCGCGACATGTTCTTCAATGTCGCGGTCGTAGTCGTGCTGATGCTGATTGGGGTGGGTGCGACCGGGTTGTGTACCTATAACCCCGGACGCCCCGAGCAAGGGCCGGTGCAGGAAGTCGACGCCCGAACTTTCCTCGAGCTCGAAGCTCGGGCGGTGGACTTCCCGGTCCGCTACCCGGAGTTGCCTGAAGGGTGGGTGACCAATTCCGCTCGGCGCAGCATGGTTGATCAGGAACCGGCACCGGTGGTGGGATGGGTTACGCCCGACGGCGGATTTCTCCAGTTGACCCAAACGGGTGCTGAGTTGGATGCAGCGATTGCTGCAGAAGACAGTCAGCCTCGACCAATTGAAAGCTCGGAAGTCGTCGAGGGTGTGACTGCTCGAGTGTTGCGCTCCGACGCCGCCGATGTGCGGCCGATCTGGGCCGTTGATGCCGGTGATGCTCGGTTGGTGTTGACCGGAGCGGGTACAGATGACGAGTTCCGTGCTCTGGTGGCCGCGACGCTGGCGGCCGACCCAATTGACGCCGACGCTAATCAGTAGCCAACGCGGCGAGGAAAACCTATTCAGCGTCGGCAGAGTTGTCAGCGTTGTCAGGGTCGTCAGCGCTTGATGATGCTTCCTCACGCTCACCGACCACGGCCTCAACGCGCCGGGCAGCACCTTGGAGCAGGACCTCGCAGCGCTTTGCGAGCGCTTCGCCGCGCTCCCAATACTTCAGCGATTCGTCCAGGCTCATCTGTCCTAACTCGAGAATCTTCACTGTCTCGACTAGCTCGGCTCGCGCCTGCTCGTAGCTCAGCGATTCTGGATCTGGGAATGCGTTTGCTCCGGCCTGGCCCGCGCCGAATGTGTTCTCTGCCATTTCAAAGTCTCCTTGGTTTGTAACTTGGTTTTATAGAAACGCCGTTTTGCGCTGCTTAGTCTGCGCGTGTGACACCCATCGATGCAGCTGAGATGGAGCCGTCGCCAACGCGCACCCTCAGTTGTGAGCCGGGCGGGGACTGTTCAATGCTTGTCACTACCTCGGGGCCGCTGCCATCGCGTGGCAGGACTTGGACGACGGCGTATCCCCGCGCCAACGTCGCCGATGGGCCAAGCGTTGCCACCTGGGCGCGCAAGGATGCAACCAAGGCGCTCTGCTGCTGCACTGTCAACGAGATTTCCCGACGCATCCGTTGGATCTCTCGCGAGATCTCCTCGCTGCGCTGCGTGATCGACGCAAGCGGATTAGCCAACGCGGGACGAGAACGCATATTCTGCAGCCCCTGAAATTCGCGCTGCACCCAGCCGCGCAATGCTGCGGCACTGCGGTCTCGCATCTCCGCAACCCAAGCTATTTGCTCTGCGACATCTGGCACGACTCGTTTTGCCGCGTCAGTCGGTGTCGCAGCGCGCACGTCGGCCACGTTGTCGAGTACTGGGCTATCCGGTTCGTGTCCGATCGCAGATACCACCGGGGTGCCGGCAGCTGCGACTGCTCGCTGCAATGCCTCTTCTGAAAACGGCAGCAGATCCTCTACCGAGCCGCCGCCGCGGGCGATGATGATGACATCTACCTCGGGGTCACGATCCAATCGTTCTAAAGCAGCGATGACCTCAGGAACCGTGCGCACGCCCTGGACCGCGGTGTTGATGACTTCGAACTTCACACCCGGCCAGCGCCCACGCGCAACGCTCAACACGTCGCGCTCTGCCGCCGATCCTTTGCCGGTAATCAGGCCGATCTTGTTTGGAAGGTAGGGGATGGGACGCTTGCGTTCTGGCGCAAACAGTCCTTCAGCCGCCAGTTTGCGGCGCAGTTCCTCGATCCGCGCAAGCAGCTCGCCAGCGCCCACGTGGCGGATCTCGCTTACCCGCATCGAGAACGAACCGCGTTTGGTGAAGAAGTTCGGCTTGCCGTGCACCACGACGTGGTCGCCGTCACGTGGTGGACTGGGCATCGATGTGAGCAGACGCGTGTCGGCGATCAGCTCCACGCTCGCTTCCGCTTGTGTATCGCGCAGGGTGAGGTAGGAAAAGCTCCAGGTCGGTTTGGTGTTGACCTGGGTGAGTTGGCCCTCCACCCACAGCCAGCCGAGGCGCTCAATCCAGCCTTTCACGCTTGTGTTGAGCTTGGACACGCTCCAGGGTTGTTCAGCGGAGCTCTTAGAACCGGCAGCATCGTCAGCTTGCTTGCTCGCCTGCGTCACCATCATCTCCTTTTCGCACTGTCGTC belongs to Corynebacterium glaucum and includes:
- a CDS encoding alpha/beta hydrolase; translation: MQNSRRRLVALATAATLSLSLVTVPSVSAQEAASPLVDASPAQPAQLDVEEGAPVQPEAADAAPVDAAPDQPAAAQPSAASPATKPTASNQSGAGTTETQTSGSRASRSSAQNSQPTDIGRTLLYEFSQLPFISLGLLRVLGGVFGSRSTQLLKDFQQPPENFPYPIDTSITSVSLVSRETASIYPRAEERRLERWTVASPSMGRNITVDVRLPQPTGEPAPTLVMLDGLPAPTYSGWLREWSGTDFDRVLGDENVTVVFPLDAEATWYTDWINDDPVLGRQKWETFITQEFLPLLDAQPDINSNGKRAIAGLSMGATGAMNIANRHPDKFDAVIGLSGYYSTMDTNGRQAMQFVPGSRGANVQNMWGPYGSTEWRRHDITLNPSGLRNQAVYLVAATGGIYLNQHYSDATTRGLAMGSAMEVLAYESTQKLDKAMKRAGMRHQKVVYRDRGTHNWEIFRVELEDAWAHIRPALF
- the glpX gene encoding class II fructose-bisphosphatase: MTDPQTEYFPDRNLAMELVRVTEAAALASGRWVGRGKKNEGDGAAVDAMRKMINSVNMDGVIVIGEGEKDEAPMLFNGEQVGNGQGAQVDLAVDPVDGTRLMAEGRPNAISVIAAADRGSMFVPTDAFYMNKIAVGAEAKGTIDITAPVAENIKAVANAKGIKPADVTVVVLDRPRHKQLVDDIRAAGAKVRFIMDGDVAGAIAAAQDTNSIDIAMGVGGTPEGVVVACAMKCLGGEIQGQLAPQSDEEREKVLAAGHDLDRVLMLDDLVTSDNCYFAATGVTNGDMLRGVSYRKNGATTRSLVMRSKSGTVRYVESIHKLAKLQEYSVVDYSEPSN
- a CDS encoding DUF4245 domain-containing protein, producing the protein MAQNSKPRVFQDGRDMFFNVAVVVVLMLIGVGATGLCTYNPGRPEQGPVQEVDARTFLELEARAVDFPVRYPELPEGWVTNSARRSMVDQEPAPVVGWVTPDGGFLQLTQTGAELDAAIAAEDSQPRPIESSEVVEGVTARVLRSDAADVRPIWAVDAGDARLVLTGAGTDDEFRALVAATLAADPIDADANQ
- a CDS encoding exodeoxyribonuclease VII small subunit, with translation MAENTFGAGQAGANAFPDPESLSYEQARAELVETVKILELGQMSLDESLKYWERGEALAKRCEVLLQGAARRVEAVVGEREEASSSADDPDNADNSADAE
- the xseA gene encoding exodeoxyribonuclease VII large subunit yields the protein MVTQASKQADDAAGSKSSAEQPWSVSKLNTSVKGWIERLGWLWVEGQLTQVNTKPTWSFSYLTLRDTQAEASVELIADTRLLTSMPSPPRDGDHVVVHGKPNFFTKRGSFSMRVSEIRHVGAGELLARIEELRRKLAAEGLFAPERKRPIPYLPNKIGLITGKGSAAERDVLSVARGRWPGVKFEVINTAVQGVRTVPEVIAALERLDRDPEVDVIIIARGGGSVEDLLPFSEEALQRAVAAAGTPVVSAIGHEPDSPVLDNVADVRAATPTDAAKRVVPDVAEQIAWVAEMRDRSAAALRGWVQREFQGLQNMRSRPALANPLASITQRSEEISREIQRMRREISLTVQQQSALVASLRAQVATLGPSATLARGYAVVQVLPRDGSGPEVVTSIEQSPPGSQLRVRVGDGSISAASMGVTRAD